From the Phyllobacterium zundukense genome, one window contains:
- a CDS encoding NAD-dependent epimerase/dehydratase family protein codes for MKNFELEERRCLVLGASGVLGINLCNALVACGATVTAYGRTLSPRGSLHQDVEWISGLFDDVRTLRHAVRGQEFVFHLISATIPEDSNRDPAADLAANVLSTVRLLEVCCEEGVKKVVFSSSGGTVYGIPSQVPIPESSPTEPISGYGISKLAIEKYLALFHRLYGLEYHICRISNIYGPFQRGNRRQGLVATTIRRALLQERVEIWGDGQVIRDFVYVDDVVAAMLYGCFYHGSYRVMNVGSGIGLTVNQVVHDIELVLNEGAIERLHHPGRTVDVPRNILDISLIQSETPWRPMVNWHEGLRRSIKWMRAGSIASNLNTARDSCKQSQDVPQLKNWTL; via the coding sequence ATGAAAAATTTTGAACTTGAAGAGCGGCGGTGTCTTGTCCTTGGAGCAAGCGGCGTGCTTGGAATAAATCTTTGCAATGCATTGGTCGCGTGTGGGGCAACGGTGACAGCCTATGGACGCACCCTATCGCCCCGGGGCTCGCTTCATCAGGACGTGGAATGGATCTCGGGGCTATTCGACGACGTTCGGACCTTGAGGCACGCCGTAAGGGGGCAAGAATTTGTCTTTCATTTAATCAGCGCTACGATTCCGGAAGACTCTAACCGGGACCCTGCTGCAGATTTAGCGGCGAATGTTCTTTCCACGGTGCGGTTGCTTGAAGTCTGTTGCGAGGAAGGAGTCAAGAAGGTTGTTTTCTCCTCCTCTGGTGGAACTGTCTACGGTATTCCCTCGCAGGTCCCAATCCCCGAGTCGTCGCCAACCGAGCCAATCTCCGGCTACGGTATCAGCAAACTTGCGATTGAGAAATATCTAGCCCTGTTTCATCGGCTGTATGGTCTCGAATATCATATCTGCCGTATCTCGAATATATATGGGCCTTTCCAACGAGGGAACCGGAGGCAAGGACTTGTTGCGACAACAATCCGTCGTGCCCTGTTGCAGGAACGTGTAGAGATATGGGGAGACGGTCAGGTTATACGCGATTTTGTCTACGTGGACGATGTTGTGGCGGCAATGCTTTATGGTTGCTTTTATCATGGCTCATACAGGGTCATGAACGTTGGATCCGGAATAGGTCTGACTGTAAACCAGGTGGTTCATGACATAGAGTTGGTGTTAAACGAGGGGGCGATTGAAAGATTACATCATCCAGGCCGCACGGTGGATGTTCCGAGGAATATCCTCGACATATCGTTGATTCAGAGTGAAACACCATGGCGACCAATGGTTAACTGGCATGAAGGTCTGCGTCGAAGCATCAAGTGGATGAGAGCAGGTAGCATTGCGTCAAATCTAAATACCGCGCGCGATAGCTGCAAACAGTCCCAAGACGTTCCACAACTCAAGAATTGGACGCTTTAA
- a CDS encoding amino acid ABC transporter ATP-binding protein yields MTASESPQDTHAIRISNVSKRYGDYQVLKDIDAQVARGEVVVICGPSGSGKSTLIRTINRLEEINSGSISFNGQNIHAPMKTRELNQLRSRIGFVFQSFNLFPHLSVVDNVSMSPIRVKGVARDVAHDQALRLLDRVGLADKANAYPSQLSGGQQQRVAIARALAMEPPVMLFDEPTSALDPEMVGEVLAVMKSLAADGMTMLCVTHEMGFARDVADRIWFIDAGQIIEMATPEEFFTNPRHPRAQRFLADLRH; encoded by the coding sequence ATGACCGCGTCAGAATCGCCTCAGGATACGCATGCGATCCGCATTTCGAATGTCTCCAAACGATATGGCGACTATCAGGTCCTAAAAGACATCGACGCCCAAGTCGCCCGAGGCGAGGTGGTGGTCATCTGTGGACCGTCCGGCTCAGGGAAATCTACGTTGATCCGCACGATCAATCGTCTCGAGGAGATCAATAGCGGTTCGATTTCCTTCAACGGTCAAAACATTCACGCACCCATGAAGACGCGCGAGCTCAACCAGCTCCGCAGCCGGATCGGCTTTGTCTTTCAGAGTTTCAACCTGTTCCCGCATCTGTCCGTGGTCGACAACGTCTCGATGTCGCCAATCCGGGTAAAGGGGGTGGCTCGCGATGTCGCTCATGACCAGGCTCTGCGCCTTCTCGACCGCGTCGGGCTCGCTGACAAGGCCAACGCTTATCCGAGCCAGTTGTCTGGCGGCCAACAGCAGCGTGTAGCGATTGCCCGTGCGCTTGCCATGGAGCCTCCTGTCATGCTGTTCGACGAGCCGACGAGCGCACTCGATCCAGAGATGGTCGGAGAAGTTTTGGCCGTCATGAAGAGCCTGGCTGCCGACGGCATGACCATGCTGTGTGTTACCCATGAAATGGGCTTCGCCCGCGATGTTGCCGACCGGATCTGGTTCATCGACGCCGGCCAGATCATCGAAATGGCGACGCCGGAAGAATTTTTCACAAATCCGCGCCATCCCCGCGCTCAACGATTTCTCGCCGATCTGCGGCACTGA
- a CDS encoding DUF6212 domain-containing protein, with product MLRAPTHMLSKLHDGNPKIIILTLDSAQPDYELPLDQYVFQLVDDDHFILVQAEEVGHPKEDIHSFDLPPSNVWAFWAPGSVKDTSLDALKTWYVNTGGKDLDAPIVKGSQKAVMELLLARSLREAQRLGNMNLALMRDLAVLRESWLNHVRIPAEIEELLTNLRLASPRLIFSNADTPDNVSISIESRIIQPLPIGARGLLGFDLNVIDVGTGRGNLFAQLLARDTGAVLAKGQIAFDALCPGWIPFRLQSASAASSHSLELHIWTESESGATAPQIAATPAGLLSRFSFDSQANAGRSSQLLAQMLALKLWGGLPGVEIYKFEGELVNDQLAALEVPLPDSLVETVRLTRELTAPYPVFGYMERGKVLLRPLKAIPSAAVIRLPATRGLIEISCEVFIDDRRCETRYLGTRVVVTSRGVEADAAERGEGVLAAADWVELTEPLTPSRLIVRLPDVHNEPVDVHLFTRLPKPGPVPPHGRIVFSRFVAEVHAASAWNASPIMLCEP from the coding sequence ATGCTGCGCGCGCCGACCCATATGTTATCAAAACTCCATGATGGCAATCCGAAGATAATCATTCTCACGCTGGATTCCGCGCAACCGGATTACGAACTTCCTTTGGATCAGTACGTATTTCAGCTGGTCGACGATGATCATTTCATTTTAGTCCAGGCTGAAGAAGTTGGTCATCCCAAAGAGGACATTCATTCGTTCGATTTGCCGCCGTCAAATGTGTGGGCGTTTTGGGCGCCTGGTTCCGTAAAAGACACATCTCTGGACGCGCTGAAGACTTGGTACGTAAACACCGGTGGCAAAGATTTGGACGCTCCAATTGTGAAGGGAAGTCAGAAGGCAGTAATGGAACTGCTCCTCGCCCGGTCATTGCGGGAAGCACAAAGGCTGGGCAACATGAACCTTGCCTTGATGCGAGATCTGGCAGTTCTGCGTGAAAGCTGGCTCAATCACGTCAGGATCCCGGCAGAGATCGAGGAACTCCTTACAAATCTACGCCTCGCTTCGCCGCGACTGATCTTTAGCAACGCTGACACTCCGGACAACGTCTCGATATCGATCGAATCGCGCATCATCCAGCCATTGCCTATCGGTGCGCGCGGGCTGCTTGGATTTGACCTCAATGTTATCGATGTGGGTACTGGCCGCGGGAACCTATTCGCACAACTCCTGGCACGAGACACTGGCGCAGTGTTGGCAAAAGGGCAAATAGCGTTTGACGCCCTTTGTCCCGGTTGGATTCCATTTCGTTTGCAGAGTGCATCTGCGGCATCGTCGCATTCACTGGAACTTCATATTTGGACTGAAAGCGAATCCGGGGCCACGGCGCCACAAATTGCAGCGACGCCAGCGGGTCTTCTGTCCCGCTTTAGTTTTGATTCTCAAGCGAATGCTGGGCGAAGTTCCCAACTGCTAGCCCAAATGCTGGCACTAAAACTATGGGGTGGTCTGCCGGGCGTGGAGATATACAAGTTCGAAGGAGAACTTGTGAATGACCAATTGGCTGCGCTTGAAGTTCCGCTTCCAGATTCGCTTGTCGAGACGGTGCGATTGACGCGCGAATTGACAGCCCCCTATCCGGTATTCGGCTATATGGAGCGCGGAAAAGTGCTTCTGCGCCCTCTGAAGGCAATCCCCTCCGCCGCGGTCATACGATTACCTGCAACCCGTGGCCTTATCGAGATTTCCTGTGAGGTATTCATCGACGATCGGCGCTGTGAAACGCGCTATCTTGGTACTCGGGTTGTCGTGACCTCGAGAGGCGTAGAAGCGGATGCAGCTGAGAGAGGTGAAGGAGTCCTTGCGGCCGCTGACTGGGTCGAATTGACCGAACCACTGACTCCATCGAGATTGATTGTTCGCCTTCCAGACGTGCACAACGAACCTGTTGATGTACATCTTTTTACCCGTTTGCCAAAACCGGGGCCGGTACCACCCCATGGACGCATCGTATTCAGCCGATTTGTGGCCGAAGTTCACGCTGCATCGGCCTGGAACGCGTCCCCGATCATGCTGTGCGAGCCCTGA
- a CDS encoding amino acid ABC transporter permease, which yields MINDIIAIIRDYWLLLLIGQYPNGPLGGLANTLILSALSIALAFPLSILLALARLSKWPFLRWPITVLVYVTRGVPLLMLILWSYFLVPLLTGADVPSFVTMLTTLVIYQAAFLSEVVRAGIVALGQGQMEAAKALGHGYFGAMRFVILPQALYNMIPSILSTFVSTIKDTTLGYVINVPDLTFAASQVNNQLLTQPFQVFLILALIYYAICWSLTHVAYRLERRITRRRAGLTGVRPAAVIAPAKIISEQL from the coding sequence ATGATCAACGATATCATCGCCATTATCCGAGATTATTGGCTTCTGCTTTTGATCGGGCAATATCCGAACGGTCCGTTGGGCGGGCTTGCCAACACGCTGATCCTGTCGGCGTTGAGCATTGCTCTTGCGTTTCCTCTCAGCATCTTGCTGGCGCTGGCGCGCCTGTCCAAATGGCCGTTCCTGCGCTGGCCGATTACGGTGCTCGTCTATGTGACGCGTGGCGTGCCGCTGCTGATGCTCATCCTCTGGAGCTATTTCCTGGTTCCGCTGCTTACGGGCGCTGATGTTCCGAGCTTTGTGACGATGCTGACGACGCTCGTCATCTATCAGGCCGCTTTTCTCAGCGAGGTCGTGCGGGCAGGGATCGTTGCACTCGGGCAGGGGCAGATGGAAGCCGCCAAGGCTCTGGGACATGGCTATTTTGGTGCGATGCGCTTCGTGATATTGCCTCAGGCGCTCTACAACATGATCCCAAGCATTCTGTCCACCTTCGTTTCGACGATCAAGGATACGACACTCGGGTATGTCATCAACGTGCCGGACCTCACCTTCGCCGCAAGCCAGGTCAACAACCAGCTCCTCACGCAGCCCTTCCAGGTTTTTCTCATTCTTGCGCTCATCTATTATGCGATCTGCTGGTCGTTGACCCATGTCGCCTATCGTCTCGAGCGAAGGATCACCCGCAGGCGTGCTGGCCTCACAGGCGTCCGCCCAGCCGCCGTGATCGCACCGGCCAAAATCATATCGGAGCAGCTATGA
- a CDS encoding ABC transporter ATP-binding protein — MALAVVKPVVEETAPQQKKAMVSIDSVTMSFGTFVAVEGVNLTVADGEFLAIVGPTGCGKSTILNAIAGLLKPTSGSVSIDGNRVSGIQNDIGYLFQQDALLPWKTAIENVELGLLFRGVSTLERRERSMAWLAKVGLKGFEQRYPHQLSGGQRKRVQMAQALISGPKVILMDEPFSALDIHTRHLMQNELLRLWQEERRAVVMITHDLEEAIALGDRVAVLAAGPRSRVINSFPVDLERPRDVAEIKLDPRFMDLYRNIWASLRGEVEKSYERRD, encoded by the coding sequence ATGGCTCTGGCAGTGGTAAAACCGGTGGTGGAGGAAACCGCCCCGCAACAAAAGAAGGCGATGGTTTCCATCGACTCCGTGACAATGTCCTTCGGAACTTTTGTTGCGGTAGAGGGCGTCAATCTGACGGTGGCGGATGGAGAATTCCTTGCCATTGTCGGGCCGACGGGATGCGGCAAGAGTACGATACTGAACGCAATTGCCGGGCTTCTTAAACCGACCAGCGGCAGCGTCTCGATCGATGGCAATCGCGTCTCTGGTATTCAGAATGATATCGGTTACCTATTCCAACAGGATGCGCTGTTGCCGTGGAAAACGGCTATCGAGAATGTTGAACTTGGCCTGCTGTTTCGGGGCGTAAGCACATTGGAACGTCGTGAACGATCGATGGCGTGGCTCGCCAAAGTGGGTCTCAAGGGATTCGAACAGCGATACCCCCATCAGCTTTCAGGCGGTCAGCGAAAGCGTGTCCAGATGGCCCAGGCATTGATCAGCGGTCCAAAGGTCATTTTGATGGATGAACCGTTTTCGGCACTCGATATCCATACTCGCCATCTGATGCAGAACGAGCTTTTGCGCTTATGGCAGGAGGAACGCAGGGCCGTGGTCATGATTACGCATGATCTGGAGGAAGCGATTGCCCTCGGCGACCGGGTGGCTGTGTTGGCTGCCGGACCGCGCAGCCGGGTTATCAACAGCTTCCCCGTCGATCTTGAGCGTCCCCGCGACGTCGCCGAAATCAAACTGGATCCGCGCTTCATGGATCTATATCGCAATATCTGGGCGTCGCTGCGCGGCGAAGTGGAGAAGAGCTATGAACGTCGCGACTGA
- a CDS encoding amino acid ABC transporter permease: MKGFDLSAILTNPEFIAMLLHGIEMTFVIAIGSWLLAMTLAILLLALRFSPGRFGNAFVAGYVSYHRNVPTLVQLMLWYFGIFTLLPDWLTFWLASHNAEAIFAIIGLGLCQAAYFSEDLRSGLRSVSPGQMEAARALGHGYLSAMRFVLMPQGVRNALPPLINHSVSLFKNSSLGVVIGASELTHAVKEIENLSFRTFEIYLIGTVLYLFFSLLIMAGGAYLTMRADLATRGRA, encoded by the coding sequence GTGAAAGGTTTTGATCTCTCAGCCATCCTGACCAACCCGGAATTCATCGCGATGCTCCTGCACGGTATCGAGATGACTTTCGTCATCGCGATCGGCTCCTGGCTCCTGGCGATGACCCTGGCCATCCTGCTGCTTGCGCTTCGCTTCTCGCCCGGCCGCTTCGGCAATGCCTTTGTCGCCGGCTATGTCTCCTATCATCGCAACGTTCCGACGCTCGTTCAGCTGATGCTGTGGTACTTTGGCATCTTCACGCTGTTGCCGGACTGGCTAACCTTTTGGCTCGCAAGCCACAATGCCGAAGCGATTTTTGCGATCATCGGGCTCGGCCTTTGCCAGGCCGCCTACTTCAGCGAGGACTTGCGATCCGGGCTTCGCTCGGTCAGCCCGGGACAAATGGAAGCTGCGCGGGCGCTCGGTCATGGTTATTTATCGGCGATGCGCTTCGTCCTGATGCCGCAAGGGGTGCGCAACGCATTGCCGCCGCTGATCAACCACAGCGTTTCACTCTTTAAGAATAGCAGTCTGGGCGTCGTCATTGGCGCTTCCGAGCTGACGCATGCGGTCAAGGAGATTGAGAACCTCAGTTTCCGTACCTTCGAGATCTACCTGATTGGAACTGTGCTCTATCTGTTCTTTTCGCTCCTCATCATGGCCGGAGGTGCCTATCTGACCATGCGCGCCGATCTAGCCACGAGGGGACGCGCATGA
- a CDS encoding SCO family protein, whose product MIVRLSVPSVRKIRPMKANPFLLTLFPLLLLVSHALAHHPGADLDTLMGSEEKFFQVIDEPAAPPFELADANGKTIRLSDFSDKVVVLYFIFASCTDVCPIHSEVIADIQKKINATRRWCADMKSNAFRLLMLSVMPA is encoded by the coding sequence GTGATCGTGCGCCTCTCAGTCCCTTCAGTCAGAAAGATTCGTCCTATGAAAGCCAACCCATTTCTTCTCACGCTTTTCCCCTTGCTGCTCCTCGTCTCGCACGCCCTGGCTCACCATCCGGGCGCTGATCTCGACACGCTCATGGGCAGCGAGGAGAAGTTCTTCCAGGTGATCGACGAGCCGGCCGCGCCGCCCTTCGAGCTGGCTGACGCAAATGGCAAGACGATTCGTCTTTCCGATTTTTCCGACAAGGTCGTGGTGCTCTATTTCATCTTCGCGAGTTGCACCGATGTATGCCCGATCCATTCCGAGGTGATCGCCGACATTCAAAAGAAGATCAACGCCACGCGGCGTTGGTGCGCGGATATGAAATCGAACGCATTTCGGCTTTTGATGTTGTCGGTTATGCCTGCCTGA
- a CDS encoding c-type cytochrome, whose amino-acid sequence MRRTSVLFSMLGIAAAGLGLALAWPWLASETAGGDASAATIALGKTLYAKRCASCHGARLEGQPNWKRLLPSGRMPAPPHDASGHTWHHPDGVLFRITKEGPAAVVGRGYQSDMPGFGNVMSDDEIRAVLAFIKSTWPERERQYQAEMSRREREKTQ is encoded by the coding sequence ATGAGGAGAACGTCTGTCCTCTTCTCGATGCTCGGGATTGCCGCGGCGGGTTTGGGACTGGCATTGGCATGGCCCTGGCTTGCCAGCGAGACAGCGGGCGGCGACGCCTCTGCCGCCACAATCGCACTCGGCAAGACGCTTTATGCCAAGCGCTGCGCCTCCTGTCACGGTGCCAGGCTCGAAGGGCAGCCCAACTGGAAGAGGCTGCTGCCTTCGGGCCGGATGCCGGCGCCGCCGCACGACGCATCCGGCCACACTTGGCATCATCCGGACGGCGTGCTCTTCCGCATCACCAAAGAAGGGCCGGCGGCGGTCGTTGGCCGGGGTTACCAAAGCGATATGCCGGGCTTCGGGAATGTCATGAGCGACGACGAGATCCGGGCCGTGCTCGCCTTCATAAAGAGCACTTGGCCGGAGCGGGAGCGGCAGTATCAGGCGGAAATGAGCCGCCGGGAGCGGGAGAAGACGCAGTGA
- a CDS encoding ABC transporter substrate-binding protein — translation MTMKCIVLSLAIAATAAIAPAEADRLGDIMSAKTLRCATFADVPPFASPDPATREMAGFDVDLCNAIAKQLGVKAEVKPVSVEARVPEVKLGRVDITVANLAYTQSRADQIQFSDPYYLAKEMLIVPADDPGQTKADFTNQRIASAKGSTSEMSIKLNKSEPLTFQDTASAYLAVQQGKARGMVANTMTTTKFVNESQTRGKKMRMIQDPMLFQPIGVGMAKDQPALTAKVNEALHSLDESGEINRIWDKWLGQNTEYKMTRTDKVVPISELKFTPIP, via the coding sequence ATGACCATGAAATGCATCGTGCTCAGTCTCGCTATTGCTGCGACCGCCGCGATCGCTCCCGCTGAGGCGGACCGGCTGGGCGACATCATGTCCGCCAAGACGCTTCGCTGCGCGACGTTTGCCGATGTGCCACCTTTCGCCTCTCCGGATCCGGCGACCCGTGAAATGGCTGGCTTCGACGTTGATCTCTGCAATGCAATTGCCAAGCAGCTTGGTGTAAAGGCCGAGGTAAAGCCGGTCTCCGTCGAGGCCCGCGTCCCGGAGGTCAAGCTCGGCCGCGTCGACATTACGGTGGCAAATCTTGCCTATACCCAAAGCCGCGCCGATCAGATCCAGTTCAGCGATCCGTATTACCTCGCCAAGGAAATGCTCATTGTTCCTGCCGACGATCCTGGCCAGACAAAGGCTGATTTCACCAACCAGCGCATCGCATCCGCAAAGGGTTCTACGTCGGAAATGTCAATCAAGCTCAATAAGTCCGAGCCACTGACTTTCCAGGACACAGCATCGGCCTATCTCGCCGTTCAGCAGGGTAAGGCTCGCGGCATGGTGGCCAATACGATGACCACGACAAAGTTCGTCAACGAGTCTCAGACCAGGGGCAAGAAGATGCGGATGATTCAGGATCCGATGCTCTTCCAGCCAATCGGCGTTGGCATGGCCAAGGATCAACCGGCACTGACCGCCAAGGTCAACGAAGCTTTGCATTCGCTCGATGAGTCAGGCGAGATCAACAGAATCTGGGACAAGTGGCTAGGCCAGAACACCGAATACAAAATGACGCGAACAGACAAAGTTGTTCCGATCAGCGAACTGAAGTTCACGCCCATCCCGTGA
- a CDS encoding glycosyltransferase family 2 protein has translation MKRAVADTRVAVIIPAYGQPWLTCETLHTALNQIADFNYSIVIVNDGCPTTETHDVCQTFASGFPERVFYLSKSNGGLSSARNCGIEFALAAFSQLEAVYFLDCDNRIGPHLLQRLLSALRSSGPEVGWAYPDVSKFGFAEHADTSGPYSPLEHLFRNFCEAGSMVSRRMLDAGIRFDAEMRQGVEDWEFWLQGMEKGFRGVHVADTGFAYRRRGESMLVAAERDFDSIKRYIRHRHPRLYNPRNVLALEADARSRYAVYHPDTDSVSCFTVADHIEKLTRKEFIIRLLQAGQRPAYGSCPGQLIAMNCSLFDAFLANGQLVGVLWTLECALSRSTFVACSVRHRIATKPSICWTKGIDTDKDRSPGAWREAILAIECSELVRYALSGATDIRDSGTPSGKQHHYLPLHIEYSGAAIPDQVDQSHDSLQTLCRGIVEVAELARHGLWDALPLDRYRAQTALPRHVYPELFNLPSVLPSGVEQGKRYAALILNSTGAEKLTAAQQLAQALHFEGFIVHLFLFAPACPEIAARSAFSQIITMPLPHLLSGVKSDTYQAGLMSRLEPRHMNEAIGALATYDRVVSVDGGLSHSLMGSLRRLKVETWALLGCCTGKVTSAEINACSAFEQAYSAVILPDIETAHLCRAFGIPEARLRLWSDVINSADEFITADIS, from the coding sequence TTGAAACGCGCCGTTGCCGATACCCGGGTTGCTGTTATTATTCCAGCTTACGGTCAGCCTTGGCTTACCTGTGAAACACTGCATACCGCACTGAATCAGATAGCCGATTTCAATTATTCCATCGTCATCGTCAACGACGGGTGTCCAACAACGGAAACACACGATGTGTGTCAGACCTTCGCCTCCGGTTTTCCGGAGCGTGTCTTTTACCTATCGAAGAGCAATGGGGGCCTTAGCTCAGCCCGCAACTGCGGAATAGAGTTTGCGCTTGCAGCGTTTTCGCAGCTGGAGGCCGTTTATTTTCTCGACTGCGACAACCGGATCGGCCCTCATCTTCTTCAGCGTCTCCTTAGCGCACTGCGCTCGTCCGGCCCGGAAGTCGGATGGGCATATCCGGATGTGAGCAAGTTCGGTTTTGCAGAACATGCGGATACATCCGGTCCCTATTCGCCATTGGAGCATTTGTTTCGCAATTTTTGCGAGGCCGGCAGCATGGTTTCGCGCCGAATGCTGGACGCCGGAATCCGTTTTGATGCCGAAATGCGTCAAGGCGTCGAGGATTGGGAATTTTGGCTTCAAGGCATGGAAAAAGGGTTTCGAGGCGTCCATGTTGCAGATACGGGTTTTGCCTATCGAAGGCGCGGCGAAAGCATGCTGGTTGCTGCAGAACGGGACTTCGATTCAATTAAGCGTTATATCCGCCACCGTCATCCGCGGCTCTACAATCCGCGCAATGTTCTCGCCTTGGAGGCGGATGCTCGATCTCGCTACGCAGTGTATCATCCCGACACCGACAGTGTGAGCTGCTTCACTGTTGCTGATCATATAGAGAAACTGACACGTAAAGAATTTATCATACGCCTCCTTCAGGCGGGCCAGCGGCCCGCGTACGGCTCATGCCCAGGCCAATTGATCGCCATGAACTGTTCTCTTTTCGACGCATTTCTGGCGAATGGCCAGCTCGTGGGTGTCCTGTGGACGCTGGAGTGCGCGCTGTCGCGATCCACTTTTGTCGCATGTTCGGTCCGGCACCGCATCGCAACCAAGCCTTCCATTTGTTGGACCAAGGGAATAGACACCGACAAAGATCGGTCGCCTGGTGCTTGGCGCGAGGCGATCTTGGCCATCGAGTGTTCCGAACTTGTTCGTTATGCGCTCTCGGGAGCGACAGATATCCGTGACAGCGGGACACCGAGCGGAAAACAGCATCACTATCTGCCGTTGCATATTGAATATTCCGGCGCGGCGATTCCTGATCAGGTTGATCAGAGCCACGACAGTCTCCAAACATTGTGCCGCGGAATCGTCGAAGTGGCAGAGTTGGCGCGGCACGGGCTGTGGGATGCGCTTCCCCTAGACCGCTACCGCGCTCAAACTGCATTGCCGCGCCATGTATATCCAGAACTATTCAATCTGCCGTCAGTTCTTCCTTCCGGTGTAGAGCAAGGGAAACGATATGCAGCCTTAATCTTGAACTCGACAGGTGCTGAGAAATTGACCGCTGCCCAACAACTCGCACAAGCTCTCCATTTCGAGGGGTTTATTGTGCACCTTTTCCTTTTCGCGCCAGCTTGTCCCGAGATTGCCGCTCGATCTGCGTTTTCGCAGATTATTACGATGCCTCTACCGCACCTCTTGTCCGGAGTGAAATCTGATACTTATCAGGCTGGCTTGATGTCGAGACTGGAGCCAAGGCATATGAACGAAGCCATTGGTGCCCTCGCAACTTATGATCGAGTGGTAAGTGTGGACGGTGGCCTATCGCATTCGTTGATGGGTTCACTTAGGCGATTGAAAGTGGAGACCTGGGCGTTGCTCGGATGTTGTACTGGCAAAGTGACGAGCGCCGAGATCAATGCGTGCTCGGCCTTCGAACAAGCCTATAGTGCCGTTATCCTTCCCGATATCGAAACGGCACACCTCTGTAGGGCATTCGGGATTCCGGAAGCACGACTGCGCCTCTGGTCAGACGTCATTAACTCAGCCGATGAGTTCATCACAGCGGACATATCCTGA
- a CDS encoding DUF411 domain-containing protein — translation MTVRPTHDLTAMSRAAGIPDDVQGCHLSMIDGYVVSGHVPIGTVNKLLTERPDIKGVTLPGMPMGSPGMSGTKEGPFEMLEIKKSGGVGGVYAKE, via the coding sequence GTGACCGTCAGGCCGACACATGATCTCACAGCCATGAGCCGCGCGGCCGGTATTCCGGACGACGTCCAGGGCTGCCACCTGTCCATGATCGACGGCTATGTGGTGAGCGGCCACGTACCGATCGGCACGGTCAACAAGCTCTTGACCGAACGGCCTGACATCAAGGGCGTGACGCTGCCCGGCATGCCCATGGGTTCGCCCGGCATGAGCGGCACGAAGGAAGGACCGTTCGAGATGCTGGAAATCAAGAAATCCGGCGGCGTCGGCGGCGTCTACGCCAAGGAATAG
- a CDS encoding ABC transporter permease, protein MNVATERFIQLGLLVVILGGWQLGVSVGIIDVFFFPAPMDIFNQIISWVIDPTFYRHVTITLTETVLGYVIGTGLGVAAGVWLGLSRSAARILDPFIKGLNAIPRVVLAPIFVLWLGLGLWSKVALAVTLVFFITFFNAMQGVREVNPVVLANARILGAKRSELLRHVYFPAAASWILSSLRTSVGFAVVGAIIGEYLGASAGLGYLIAQAEGNFDAVGVFAGIIILAVFVLVIDRILDVVENRLIKWRPNASEERAA, encoded by the coding sequence ATGAACGTCGCGACTGAACGATTTATCCAACTGGGTTTGCTTGTTGTCATCCTTGGCGGATGGCAGCTCGGGGTATCCGTTGGCATCATCGATGTTTTCTTTTTCCCTGCGCCTATGGACATCTTCAACCAGATCATCAGTTGGGTCATTGATCCCACTTTCTATCGCCATGTGACGATCACGCTGACGGAAACCGTTCTGGGCTATGTTATCGGAACGGGTCTAGGCGTCGCTGCTGGCGTCTGGCTTGGTCTTAGCCGTAGTGCCGCTCGCATTCTTGACCCCTTTATCAAGGGCTTGAACGCCATCCCGCGCGTCGTGCTTGCTCCGATCTTCGTGCTTTGGCTCGGTCTTGGCCTGTGGTCGAAAGTTGCGCTCGCTGTGACGCTCGTTTTCTTCATTACATTCTTCAACGCGATGCAGGGTGTGCGTGAAGTCAACCCGGTGGTGCTGGCAAACGCCCGTATTCTTGGCGCCAAGCGGTCCGAGCTCTTGCGCCACGTCTATTTCCCGGCAGCGGCAAGTTGGATTCTTTCTTCTTTGCGCACCTCTGTCGGCTTTGCAGTGGTCGGTGCGATTATCGGCGAATATCTTGGCGCGTCGGCGGGCCTTGGCTACCTGATCGCCCAGGCAGAAGGCAATTTCGATGCCGTCGGCGTCTTCGCCGGTATCATCATCCTGGCAGTGTTCGTTCTCGTGATCGACCGAATACTGGATGTGGTGGAAAATCGCCTGATTAAATGGCGGCCAAATGCCTCGGAGGAACGGGCGGCTTAA